From the bacterium genome, one window contains:
- a CDS encoding prepilin-type N-terminal cleavage/methylation domain-containing protein, producing MLRNRRGFTLVELMTSVGIMAFVTICGFAVLLSTMRSYDSITVQAYSDSDAVVAMQKIVSDLREAKSYAILSSGTRLQLTYPITTANGYYNRQVADPTNTIDYYLSDNTGSLTRTGTYLWRNPSKGGSRIVARNIQAVRYTIDTTRSVQITVDARNTGSSGSKTTYLTERVVYLRNY from the coding sequence ATGTTAAGAAATCGCCGCGGATTCACATTAGTTGAGCTGATGACTTCAGTCGGGATAATGGCTTTTGTCACGATCTGCGGCTTCGCAGTGCTCTTGTCAACCATGCGATCTTATGATAGCATCACTGTGCAAGCATACTCGGATTCAGATGCCGTTGTGGCTATGCAAAAGATCGTAAGTGATCTTCGAGAAGCCAAGAGCTACGCAATTCTAAGCAGCGGCACACGCTTGCAATTGACCTATCCTATAACCACTGCCAATGGATATTACAACCGTCAAGTGGCGGATCCAACCAATACCATCGATTACTATTTGTCTGATAATACCGGTTCATTAACTAGGACGGGGACTTATCTTTGGCGAAATCCGTCAAAGGGCGGAAGTCGTATTGTCGCAAGGAATATCCAGGCCGTAAGATACACCATCGATACTACTCGATCCGTTCAAATTACTGTAGATGCGAGAAATACCGGATCGAGTGGTTCTAAGACGACGTACCTAACTGAGCGAGTTGTATACCTAAGGAATTATTGA
- a CDS encoding prepilin-type N-terminal cleavage/methylation domain-containing protein, which produces MNKRLYKNKKLANFPRQSGFTLLEVMISLSIITAMVIIFAGTLHSSAQSGRLNGQYAQATSLCQHKVDQLRAIGFGRLNYTEMKNAGIIDSTPATSPYTFMVTDEVGTYLPAASTSIQVAAINTTVTQVTITISWKKVLFENKISSVTLTALICNTE; this is translated from the coding sequence ATGAACAAAAGATTATATAAAAACAAAAAGCTCGCCAATTTCCCCCGGCAATCAGGCTTCACCTTACTTGAAGTCATGATCTCGCTATCGATTATTACTGCGATGGTCATTATATTTGCCGGAACGCTACACTCTTCTGCACAATCTGGTCGCTTGAATGGTCAGTACGCACAAGCCACCAGTCTTTGTCAACACAAAGTTGACCAATTGAGAGCAATCGGCTTTGGCCGATTGAACTATACGGAAATGAAAAATGCTGGAATTATTGATAGTACTCCAGCCACTTCTCCCTATACATTTATGGTTACCGATGAAGTAGGAACCTACCTTCCTGCAGCATCAACTTCAATCCAAGTGGCCGCCATCAATACAACGGTTACACAAGTAACGATTACTATTTCATGGAAAAAGGTTCTCTTTGAAAATAAAATAAGTTCGGTTACTTTAACCGCACTTATTTGCAATACGGAGTAA